In one Saccharibacillus brassicae genomic region, the following are encoded:
- a CDS encoding glycosyltransferase family 32 protein, with protein MERIPKIIHYCWFGRSELPELAVKCIESWKLHLPDYEIVRWDEDSFDIESNLFVRQAYASKKYAFVSDYVRLHALYTQGGIYMDTDVQVLKTLDPFLKHEAFSGFETLRTIPTAVIGAQAGSPVIRDFLSYYENRAFIKPDGNMDITTNVKIITEYCVSRGFVPDNRYQVFEGFALYPKDVFCPLEWSPDKSKIADRPIPEESCTIHHFAGSWLSEKEIRRSKSFLWRRFGRQIGFGLRMTRTLLGDKNYSRLKQKYGS; from the coding sequence GTGGAACGTATTCCAAAAATCATTCATTACTGCTGGTTCGGCCGCAGCGAGCTGCCGGAACTTGCCGTTAAATGCATCGAGAGCTGGAAGCTGCATCTGCCGGATTACGAAATCGTGCGTTGGGACGAAGACAGCTTCGATATTGAATCCAATCTGTTCGTTCGACAGGCGTACGCGTCCAAAAAGTATGCTTTTGTCAGCGACTACGTCCGCCTGCATGCCTTGTATACCCAGGGCGGAATCTATATGGATACCGATGTTCAGGTACTGAAGACGCTTGATCCTTTTCTGAAGCACGAAGCATTTTCCGGTTTTGAGACGCTGCGAACGATTCCTACGGCTGTTATCGGAGCGCAGGCGGGCAGCCCCGTTATCCGCGATTTCCTAAGTTATTACGAAAACCGGGCTTTTATCAAGCCGGACGGCAATATGGACATTACGACCAACGTCAAGATTATTACGGAATACTGCGTGTCAAGAGGATTCGTGCCCGATAACCGCTATCAGGTCTTTGAAGGGTTTGCCCTATATCCGAAAGATGTATTCTGTCCGCTGGAATGGAGTCCGGACAAATCCAAGATTGCCGATCGTCCGATTCCCGAGGAAAGCTGCACTATCCATCATTTCGCCGGTTCCTGGCTCAGCGAGAAAGAAATCCGCCGCAGCAAAAGCTTCCTGTGGCGCCGCTTCGGCCGTCAAATCGGCTTTGGACTTCGCATGACGCGCACTCTGCTGGGTGATAAAAACTACTCGAGACTCAAACAAAAATACGGAAGCTGA
- a CDS encoding glycosyltransferase: MEAWRIANYDERRRQRKLKPLVSVIVPVFNVEHYLGRCLDSLLAQTLENIEIIVIDDGSTDGSPAVAREYEKRDERIQVIRQENRGLSGARNTGLDAASGEFVGFVDSDDWILPKTFETMYRSAQKHEADLCACDYTLAYEDGRLEHGVLGLRSEKLELPLFGLDKFWNDKRYSVVVWNKIYRRSIIQSQALRFESNRRVFSEDVLFNLCFLKHAGVCSAVSESFYCYFQRGDSLMNSPKPDYLKRELFLVDRFSDYYADYANSNVYQALLSRLFFERVQNSCLHNLSSGMKIRVIHKELKQAGTHPLFEKSMTKEGSDRGLWLPMRVFAMLCGKKRYRAAAWYLRLFLGLSNVKKKWSGRQKVNALGVTQAKIV; the protein is encoded by the coding sequence GTGGAAGCATGGCGAATCGCCAATTATGATGAAAGAAGGAGGCAGAGGAAGCTGAAACCGTTGGTAAGTGTAATCGTACCCGTATTTAACGTGGAACATTACCTAGGAAGATGTTTGGACAGTTTGCTTGCGCAAACGCTGGAAAACATCGAAATTATTGTAATCGACGACGGTTCGACCGACGGATCGCCGGCAGTTGCGCGCGAATATGAGAAACGGGACGAACGGATCCAAGTTATCCGTCAGGAAAACCGTGGACTCAGCGGAGCCCGCAATACCGGTCTGGATGCCGCTTCGGGCGAATTTGTCGGTTTTGTGGACTCCGATGATTGGATTCTGCCCAAGACATTCGAGACGATGTATCGCAGCGCGCAGAAGCATGAGGCGGATTTGTGTGCGTGCGACTATACGTTGGCGTACGAAGACGGGCGTCTTGAACACGGCGTACTCGGCCTGCGCAGCGAGAAGCTCGAACTGCCCCTGTTCGGACTGGATAAATTCTGGAATGACAAAAGATACTCCGTCGTCGTGTGGAACAAGATTTACCGCCGCAGTATCATTCAAAGCCAGGCGTTGAGATTCGAATCGAACCGCAGGGTGTTTAGCGAAGACGTGCTGTTCAATCTCTGCTTTCTCAAGCATGCCGGAGTCTGTTCCGCGGTGTCCGAATCGTTCTACTGCTACTTCCAGCGCGGCGATTCCTTGATGAACAGTCCGAAGCCGGATTATTTGAAAAGAGAGCTTTTTTTGGTGGACCGCTTTTCCGATTATTATGCCGATTATGCCAATTCCAACGTGTATCAGGCGCTGCTGTCCCGATTATTTTTTGAACGGGTGCAAAACAGCTGCCTGCACAATCTGTCTTCCGGCATGAAAATCAGAGTCATACATAAAGAATTGAAGCAAGCCGGCACGCATCCGCTGTTCGAAAAAAGCATGACAAAAGAAGGAAGCGACCGGGGACTCTGGCTGCCAATGCGAGTGTTCGCCATGTTGTGCGGCAAAAAAAGGTATCGGGCCGCCGCCTGGTATCTGCGTTTGTTCCTGGGCTTGTCGAACGTCAAGAAAAAATGGTCCGGGCGTCAGAAGGTCAATGCATTAGGGGTTACGCAAGCCAAAATAGTCTAA
- a CDS encoding PTS fructose transporter subunit IIABC: MRITDLMIEPVMIMDLRSATKEPVIDELIASLNASGRINDVSAFKQAILAREAQSSTGIGEGIAMPHAKTGAVNQPTIVFGKSTRGVNYESLDDQPAYFFFMIAVPEGESNLHLQALKVLSRMLLDADFLDRLRAVKTPGEVTALFDAAQTQSEAAEAAEKAKRAESARQSDAAVGGSASGMADVIVGNPSSDQFVVAVTACPTGIAHTFMAEDALKKKAKELGINIRVETNGSEGVGNQLTAAEIARANGVIIAADKNVEMARFDGKPVLQRKVSDGIRKPEELIRKAVTGDAPIYRHEGGAAGSSDAGGKVSVGGKIYKDLMNGISHMLPFVVGGGILIAISFLFEQYGGGGSENPIFKLLMGIGGGDGAFHFLIPILAGFIAMSIGDRPALMPGIVAGYMASTSGAGFLGGLAAGFLAGYIVIGLRKLFRGLPKSIDGLKPILIYPVLGLLAVGLVMYYIIDPVFGGLNTWITNVLENLGTGNAILLGLLLGGMMAIDMGGPFNKAAYTFAIGIFTSTGDGAWMAAVMAGGMVPPLAIALATTLFKNKFTEEERKSGLTNYVLGASFITEGAIPFAAADPLRVLTSCIIGSAIAGGLTQWWAINVPAPHGGIFVAALANHAVLFLLTVVIGAVISGLILGFWKKTLAERAAIAAQKAA, translated from the coding sequence ATGAGAATTACGGATCTGATGATCGAACCGGTCATGATCATGGACCTGCGGTCCGCCACGAAAGAACCCGTGATCGACGAGTTGATCGCGTCCCTGAACGCAAGCGGCCGCATCAACGACGTCTCGGCGTTCAAGCAGGCGATCCTCGCCCGCGAAGCGCAGTCCAGCACGGGCATCGGCGAAGGCATCGCGATGCCGCACGCCAAGACGGGCGCGGTTAACCAGCCGACGATCGTGTTCGGCAAAAGCACGCGGGGCGTCAACTACGAATCGCTTGACGACCAGCCGGCTTACTTCTTCTTCATGATCGCCGTGCCGGAAGGCGAATCGAACCTGCATTTGCAGGCGCTCAAAGTGCTGTCGCGCATGCTGCTGGACGCGGACTTCCTCGATCGTCTGCGCGCGGTCAAGACCCCGGGCGAAGTAACGGCGCTGTTCGACGCGGCGCAGACCCAATCCGAAGCTGCGGAAGCGGCCGAGAAAGCGAAAAGAGCCGAATCGGCGCGGCAGTCCGATGCCGCCGTGGGCGGAAGCGCTTCCGGCATGGCCGACGTCATCGTCGGCAATCCGAGCTCCGACCAGTTCGTCGTCGCCGTAACCGCCTGCCCGACCGGCATCGCGCATACGTTCATGGCGGAAGACGCCCTGAAGAAAAAAGCGAAAGAACTCGGCATCAATATCCGCGTCGAGACGAACGGATCGGAAGGCGTCGGCAATCAACTGACGGCCGCCGAGATCGCCCGCGCAAACGGCGTCATCATCGCTGCCGACAAAAACGTGGAAATGGCCCGCTTCGACGGCAAGCCGGTGCTGCAGCGAAAAGTCAGCGACGGCATCCGCAAGCCGGAAGAACTGATCCGCAAAGCGGTCACCGGCGACGCGCCGATCTACCGGCATGAAGGCGGAGCGGCAGGGAGCTCGGATGCCGGCGGCAAAGTCAGCGTAGGCGGCAAAATCTACAAAGACCTCATGAACGGCATTTCGCACATGCTGCCGTTCGTCGTGGGCGGCGGTATCCTGATCGCCATCTCGTTCCTGTTCGAACAGTACGGCGGCGGCGGATCGGAGAACCCGATCTTCAAGCTGCTCATGGGTATCGGCGGAGGCGACGGCGCGTTCCACTTCCTGATTCCGATCCTCGCCGGCTTTATCGCGATGAGCATCGGCGACCGTCCGGCCCTCATGCCGGGTATCGTAGCCGGTTACATGGCGTCCACGTCCGGCGCCGGCTTCCTCGGCGGCCTCGCTGCCGGCTTCCTGGCCGGTTACATCGTGATCGGTCTGCGCAAGCTGTTCAGAGGTCTGCCCAAGAGCATTGACGGCCTCAAACCGATCCTGATCTATCCGGTGCTCGGCCTGCTCGCAGTCGGCCTGGTTATGTACTACATCATCGATCCGGTCTTCGGCGGATTGAACACATGGATCACGAACGTGCTGGAAAACCTCGGTACCGGCAACGCGATCCTGCTCGGCCTGCTGCTCGGCGGCATGATGGCGATCGATATGGGCGGTCCGTTCAACAAAGCGGCGTACACGTTCGCGATCGGCATCTTCACTTCGACCGGCGACGGCGCCTGGATGGCGGCGGTTATGGCCGGCGGCATGGTGCCTCCGCTCGCGATCGCGCTGGCGACGACGCTGTTCAAGAACAAGTTCACGGAAGAAGAACGCAAATCCGGCTTGACGAACTACGTGCTCGGCGCAAGCTTTATTACGGAAGGCGCGATTCCGTTCGCGGCCGCCGATCCGCTGCGCGTGCTCACTTCCTGCATTATCGGTTCCGCGATCGCGGGCGGCCTGACCCAATGGTGGGCTATCAACGTTCCGGCTCCGCACGGCGGTATCTTCGTCGCGGCGCTTGCGAACCACGCGGTACTGTTCCTGCTGACCGTCGTGATCGGCGCCGTCATCTCCGGCCTGATCCTCGGTTTCTGGAAAAAGACGCTGGCCGAGCGCGCGGCAATCGCGGCTCAAAAAGCGGCTTAA
- the pfkB gene encoding 1-phosphofructokinase, with amino-acid sequence MIYTVTLNPSIDYIVEVEDLQLDALNRMKRDLKLPGGKGINVSRILSRLDVPNTALGFVGGFTGGFIEEVLKSESIVTDFVNVQGDTRINIKLKHGQETEINGQGPVIGSEEADQLVDQLAKLTPADIVVLSGSVPPSLGGAFYDRLIRVIGERGARFVIDTTGDALLKALPYGPLLVKPNHHELAELFGVEIQGREDLITYGRKLLGMGAQNVLISMAGDGALLVTAERVYHANVPRGEVKNSVGAGDSMIAGFVGTFSQTGDPLSALRTGTASGSATAFSDDLAERSKIESLLPQVQVNPL; translated from the coding sequence ATGATTTATACCGTAACGCTTAATCCTTCCATCGATTACATCGTGGAAGTGGAAGATTTGCAGCTGGACGCCCTGAACCGCATGAAGCGCGACCTGAAGCTCCCCGGGGGCAAAGGGATCAACGTCTCGCGTATCCTGAGCCGGCTTGATGTCCCGAATACGGCGCTCGGTTTCGTCGGCGGGTTCACCGGCGGCTTTATCGAAGAAGTGCTGAAATCGGAATCGATCGTGACCGATTTCGTGAACGTGCAGGGCGATACGCGTATCAATATCAAGCTCAAGCACGGTCAGGAGACCGAGATTAACGGACAGGGACCGGTCATCGGCAGCGAAGAAGCCGATCAACTGGTCGATCAGCTCGCCAAGCTCACCCCGGCAGACATCGTCGTGCTGTCCGGCAGCGTGCCGCCTTCGCTCGGAGGCGCTTTCTACGACCGGTTGATCCGCGTCATCGGCGAACGCGGAGCGCGCTTCGTGATCGACACGACCGGCGACGCGCTGCTCAAGGCGCTGCCTTACGGGCCGCTGCTCGTCAAGCCCAACCACCACGAATTGGCCGAACTGTTCGGCGTCGAGATTCAAGGCCGCGAAGACCTGATCACTTACGGACGCAAGCTGCTTGGGATGGGCGCGCAGAACGTGCTGATCTCCATGGCCGGCGACGGCGCCCTGCTGGTGACCGCAGAGCGGGTGTATCACGCGAACGTGCCGAGAGGCGAAGTGAAAAACTCTGTCGGCGCAGGCGATTCGATGATCGCGGGCTTCGTCGGAACGTTCTCGCAGACCGGCGATCCGCTGTCCGCGCTTCGGACCGGTACCGCTTCCGGCAGCGCGACCGCTTTCTCGGACGATCTGGCCGAACGCTCGAAGATCGAGTCGCTGCTTCCGCAGGTGCAAGTCAACCCCTTGTAA
- a CDS encoding DeoR/GlpR family DNA-binding transcription regulator — protein MLTEERYRIILQRLQVSGIVKLQELVELLGTSESTVRRDLIDLESQHLLKRVHGGASLLHRRSEEPGMEEKTFKNVQQKNAVGRAAAMQLRDGECIYIDAGTTTLAMIPFIEAQDITVVTNGLSHVEALVSKNIRAYLLGGMMKSHTKAVIGSIALQNMDNFRFDKAFIGTNGVNAEFGFTTPDPEEALIKRRARQLSERSYVLADASKFGEVAFAKLFDLKEATIITDSIPERWRKSILEKTKIIEG, from the coding sequence ATGCTGACCGAAGAAAGATACCGTATTATATTACAGCGCTTACAAGTGTCCGGAATCGTCAAGCTGCAAGAACTCGTCGAGCTGCTCGGTACGTCCGAGTCCACGGTGCGGCGGGATCTGATCGACCTGGAGTCGCAGCATCTGCTCAAGCGCGTGCACGGCGGGGCTTCCCTGCTGCACAGGCGGAGCGAAGAACCCGGCATGGAAGAGAAAACCTTCAAAAACGTTCAACAGAAGAATGCAGTCGGCCGCGCGGCGGCGATGCAGCTTCGGGACGGAGAATGTATCTATATCGATGCGGGCACGACGACGCTGGCCATGATCCCTTTTATCGAAGCGCAGGACATCACGGTCGTGACCAATGGCCTGTCGCACGTCGAAGCGCTGGTAAGCAAAAATATTCGCGCCTACCTGCTCGGCGGCATGATGAAGAGTCATACCAAAGCCGTCATCGGCAGCATCGCCCTTCAGAACATGGACAATTTCAGGTTCGACAAAGCTTTTATCGGCACGAACGGCGTCAACGCCGAATTCGGCTTCACGACGCCGGACCCCGAAGAAGCGCTGATCAAACGGCGCGCCCGCCAACTGTCGGAACGTTCGTACGTCCTGGCCGACGCCAGCAAGTTCGGCGAAGTGGCGTTTGCCAAACTGTTCGATCTCAAGGAAGCGACCATCATTACCGACTCCATTCCGGAGCGGTGGAGAAAATCGATTCTTGAGAAAACCAAAATAATCGAGGGATAA
- a CDS encoding suppressor of fused domain protein yields MNEDEQRGAAGEQAESPGWDAINGALSAIYPDVEPFHYGTMIAYRLGGPDPLDGVSVYKREEPIPHWHYVTYGFTELHEKESKTTQVSGFGFELTLRLAREGEDQPPVWAINFLQNLARYVFSSGHGFQPGHHLDANGPIEADRDTPITAVAFVEDPELGPVRSPFGEFRFVQVIGITADELDLIKVWNVRSFLELARTRLPLYVTDMARASLLQGDELRAAAELGVRTEGSSTGHLYFESLVWEEQRNLLKGNSYVLQLGANQAESLARILTGRLMHDRSLTLIGSDTEVMMIPDLQNRIAEVQDGLHLYLNADAVAELSRRLVAQEGQFRLETMNTLTIRIVKTLLRDPDGNVVDTIG; encoded by the coding sequence ATGAACGAAGACGAACAGCGGGGCGCGGCAGGGGAACAGGCGGAATCGCCGGGCTGGGACGCGATCAACGGCGCGCTCAGCGCCATCTATCCGGATGTGGAGCCGTTTCATTACGGAACGATGATTGCCTATCGGCTGGGAGGGCCGGACCCGCTGGACGGAGTGAGCGTCTACAAGCGCGAAGAACCGATCCCGCATTGGCATTACGTCACGTACGGATTCACGGAGCTGCATGAAAAAGAGTCCAAAACGACGCAGGTCAGCGGATTCGGCTTCGAACTGACGCTGCGGCTGGCGCGTGAAGGCGAAGACCAGCCGCCCGTCTGGGCGATCAATTTTTTGCAAAATCTGGCCCGCTACGTGTTCAGCAGCGGCCACGGATTCCAGCCGGGCCATCATCTGGACGCCAACGGACCGATCGAAGCGGACCGAGACACGCCGATCACGGCTGTCGCGTTCGTCGAAGACCCGGAACTGGGCCCCGTGCGCTCGCCGTTCGGCGAATTCCGGTTCGTTCAGGTGATCGGCATTACCGCGGACGAACTGGACCTGATCAAAGTGTGGAACGTGCGCAGCTTTCTGGAGCTGGCGCGCACGCGGCTGCCGCTGTACGTGACGGATATGGCCCGCGCTTCCCTGCTGCAAGGCGACGAACTGAGAGCGGCCGCCGAACTCGGCGTGCGCACCGAAGGATCAAGCACCGGCCATCTGTATTTCGAGAGTCTGGTGTGGGAAGAACAGAGAAACCTGCTAAAAGGCAATTCGTACGTCCTGCAGCTCGGAGCCAATCAGGCCGAGTCGCTGGCGCGCATCCTCACGGGCCGGCTGATGCACGACCGAAGCCTGACGCTGATCGGATCGGACACGGAAGTGATGATGATCCCCGATCTTCAGAACCGGATCGCCGAAGTGCAGGATGGGCTGCATCTGTATCTGAATGCCGACGCGGTCGCCGAACTGTCCCGTCGCCTCGTGGCGCAGGAAGGCCAATTCCGCCTGGAGACGATGAACACCTTGACGATTCGTATCGTCAAAACGCTGCTGCGCGATCCCGACGGCAACGTCGTGGACACGATCGGCTGA
- a CDS encoding methyl-accepting chemotaxis protein, with translation MNLKMKLAALLVVVTVVGTGSISLGALSSMKSEAEQSVSDNLKNTALKTTEQIGGWVGKNAKVVETTALNLQTAMPLNQIREKHLGVFKTESNKNNIGDIYIGLEDGTMIDGTGWLAPEGYDVKVRPWYTEAKAANALNFSNPYHDMASDQYAVSIGYPLRDPAGNFAGVLAGDMRLTTLTDTIKNIKIDGGFAFLTDKTGVVLAHPDADAINKPLKESADYAAIAPQLLEGESGSLEYTYKGEPQLLYYQKVQDTGWVVAASISKSYAFADYVQMRNLFIVGIAALIVVLTIVAVIAASRLIKPLILLQKSAQRMSEGDLTVTVDVKGNDEIGKLGGAFNEMSASLRELIHAAAGSAEGVENSAKYMNGQAEGAKHISDQIAVVIEELARGATDQASSIQSGVEQLGDMNASIEAIASSAGRASAGADDVTDAMRGGLQAVASQADLTEASRSSAGRVEEANRRLGDQTIKIGEAVSLIHTVAKQTNLLALNAAIEAARAGEHGKGFSVVADEVRKLAEQARASAADIDTLLAGVQEAGRQSIGEIQGFQAMVDKQIEAAASTRGAFDVIRGSVDGITSRIREVSGASDELKRSSDQVSAIMTDIAAVAEQSAASTEQAASSTQEQAQAISSISDLSGEVSVSADELRARIAKFKTQ, from the coding sequence ATGAACCTGAAAATGAAATTGGCAGCGCTGCTCGTCGTCGTGACGGTCGTAGGAACCGGAAGTATCAGTTTGGGCGCTTTGAGCAGCATGAAAAGCGAAGCGGAACAATCGGTAAGCGATAACCTCAAAAATACGGCGCTCAAAACGACCGAGCAGATTGGCGGCTGGGTCGGCAAAAACGCCAAAGTGGTCGAGACGACGGCGCTGAATCTTCAGACGGCCATGCCTTTGAATCAGATCCGGGAGAAACACCTTGGAGTGTTCAAGACCGAATCGAATAAAAACAACATCGGCGACATTTATATCGGGCTCGAAGACGGGACGATGATCGACGGCACCGGATGGTTGGCGCCGGAAGGCTACGACGTCAAGGTTCGTCCGTGGTATACGGAAGCCAAAGCGGCAAACGCGCTGAACTTCAGCAATCCGTACCACGACATGGCGAGCGACCAATACGCGGTCTCGATCGGCTATCCGCTGCGCGATCCTGCCGGCAACTTCGCGGGCGTGCTCGCCGGCGATATGCGCCTGACGACGCTGACCGACACGATCAAGAATATTAAGATCGACGGCGGTTTCGCGTTCCTGACCGACAAGACAGGCGTCGTGCTGGCCCATCCGGACGCGGATGCGATCAACAAGCCGCTCAAGGAATCGGCCGATTATGCCGCGATCGCCCCGCAGCTGCTCGAAGGCGAATCGGGCAGCCTCGAATATACGTACAAAGGCGAACCGCAGCTGCTCTACTACCAAAAAGTCCAGGACACGGGCTGGGTGGTGGCCGCTTCGATCTCGAAAAGCTACGCGTTCGCCGATTACGTGCAGATGCGCAACCTGTTCATCGTCGGCATCGCGGCGTTGATCGTCGTCTTGACGATCGTGGCCGTCATCGCCGCTTCAAGGCTGATCAAACCGCTGATCCTGCTCCAAAAAAGCGCGCAGCGCATGTCCGAAGGCGATCTGACCGTGACGGTTGACGTCAAAGGAAACGATGAGATCGGCAAGCTCGGAGGCGCCTTCAACGAGATGTCGGCCAGCCTGCGCGAACTGATCCATGCCGCGGCGGGTTCGGCCGAAGGCGTGGAGAACTCCGCCAAGTACATGAACGGACAAGCCGAAGGCGCCAAGCATATCTCCGACCAAATCGCCGTCGTGATCGAAGAATTGGCGCGCGGCGCGACGGATCAGGCTTCGTCGATCCAATCCGGCGTCGAGCAGCTCGGCGATATGAACGCTTCGATCGAAGCGATCGCCAGCAGCGCGGGCCGTGCGTCTGCCGGAGCCGACGACGTGACCGACGCGATGAGAGGCGGTCTGCAGGCCGTCGCTTCGCAGGCCGATCTGACCGAAGCGAGCCGCAGTTCGGCGGGCCGGGTAGAAGAAGCGAACCGCCGCCTCGGCGATCAGACGATCAAGATCGGCGAAGCCGTCAGCTTGATCCATACGGTGGCCAAGCAGACGAATCTGCTGGCGCTGAATGCCGCGATCGAAGCGGCCCGGGCAGGCGAGCACGGCAAAGGCTTCAGCGTCGTGGCCGACGAAGTGCGCAAGCTCGCCGAGCAGGCGCGGGCTTCGGCCGCGGATATCGACACGCTGCTGGCCGGCGTGCAGGAAGCCGGCCGCCAGAGCATCGGCGAGATCCAGGGATTCCAGGCGATGGTCGACAAGCAGATCGAAGCCGCCGCTTCGACCCGCGGGGCGTTCGACGTCATCCGCGGTTCGGTCGACGGTATCACGAGCCGGATTCGCGAAGTGTCCGGGGCGTCCGACGAACTGAAACGCAGTTCCGATCAGGTATCCGCCATCATGACGGACATCGCGGCCGTGGCCGAGCAGAGCGCGGCCAGCACCGAGCAGGCCGCTTCCTCGACGCAGGAACAGGCCCAGGCGATCTCCAGCATCTCGGACCTGTCCGGCGAAGTGTCGGTCAGCGCGGACGAACTGCGCGCCCGAATCGCCAAATTCAAAACGCAGTAA
- a CDS encoding ATP-binding cassette domain-containing protein: MNSVLEVKQLSKAYGRTDAVSSLSLDLSEQTIYGLLGRNGAGKTTLLNMVTGGIFPDGGEVVVHGRTLRKGEVPPNTCYVREKNFYPNGARVRDVLHMASAFHPNWDKELAGRLLGTFKLNPGQKMRQLSRGMEAMVGNVIGLASRAPLTIFDEPVLGLDVLMREKFYRTLLEDYAEHPRTVLLSTHLIDEIATVVEQVFIMENGSILMREDVEHIRERAHTVSGSGAALQAFVEGRRVIHSESYGHVGVAIVYGELAENERREAESRGLAIDGVPLQKFFAYLIEEGQADA, encoded by the coding sequence ATGAATTCGGTTCTTGAAGTCAAACAGTTAAGCAAAGCGTACGGACGCACGGACGCGGTCAGTAGTCTGAGCCTGGACCTGTCCGAGCAGACCATCTACGGCCTGCTGGGGCGCAACGGAGCCGGCAAAACGACGCTGCTCAATATGGTGACGGGCGGGATCTTCCCGGACGGCGGCGAAGTGGTGGTGCACGGACGGACGCTGCGCAAAGGGGAAGTGCCGCCGAACACATGCTATGTCCGCGAGAAAAACTTTTACCCGAACGGAGCCCGCGTTCGCGACGTGCTGCATATGGCGTCGGCGTTCCATCCGAACTGGGACAAAGAGCTGGCCGGGCGGCTGCTCGGCACGTTCAAGCTGAATCCGGGCCAAAAGATGCGTCAGCTGTCCCGCGGCATGGAAGCGATGGTCGGCAACGTGATCGGACTGGCGAGCCGGGCGCCGCTGACGATCTTCGACGAGCCGGTGCTGGGACTGGACGTGCTCATGCGCGAAAAGTTCTACCGGACGCTGCTTGAAGATTACGCGGAGCATCCGCGTACCGTGCTGCTCTCGACGCATCTGATCGACGAGATCGCGACCGTGGTCGAGCAGGTGTTCATCATGGAGAACGGCAGCATTCTGATGCGCGAAGACGTGGAACATATCCGCGAACGCGCCCATACGGTCAGCGGCAGCGGGGCGGCCCTGCAAGCGTTCGTCGAAGGACGCCGCGTTATTCACAGCGAGAGCTACGGCCATGTCGGCGTTGCGATCGTGTACGGAGAGCTGGCCGAGAACGAACGCCGGGAAGCGGAGAGCCGCGGACTTGCGATCGACGGCGTGCCGCTGCAGAAATTTTTCGCTTATTTGATCGAGGAGGGACAAGCCGATGCATAA
- a CDS encoding GntR family transcriptional regulator, with product MPIPFDESRPIFQQIAERVEDDILNDTYAEEDQIISTTQFSRMFQINPATVVKGFALLVNEDIIYKKRGLGMYVAAGAKEKIMGKRRERFYSDLVVRLLEEAEKLGLTTEDVIEMIKREKRGERA from the coding sequence ATGCCGATTCCATTCGACGAGAGCCGACCTATTTTTCAGCAAATTGCAGAACGAGTCGAAGACGACATTCTAAACGACACCTACGCCGAAGAAGACCAGATCATCTCGACGACCCAATTTTCGCGGATGTTCCAGATCAACCCCGCCACCGTCGTCAAAGGGTTTGCGCTGTTGGTGAACGAAGACATCATTTACAAAAAAAGAGGGCTAGGCATGTACGTGGCCGCCGGAGCGAAGGAGAAGATCATGGGCAAACGCCGCGAACGGTTCTATAGCGATCTGGTGGTCAGACTGTTGGAGGAAGCGGAGAAGCTGGGCTTGACGACGGAAGACGTGATTGAAATGATCAAACGGGAGAAAAGGGGAGAACGTGCATGA